Proteins found in one Candidatus Eremiobacteraceae bacterium genomic segment:
- a CDS encoding polysaccharide deacetylase family protein — MLASALALISVGRVNSTAPSDLAHGSPPVAAILMYHHVSDRVLPGPYAKALTVTPAQFTKQLNFLRTNGCETVTVDTIVADVQAHALRGCEIAITFDDGYVDDVGAARALTGDVDTATLYISSGLVGATGHVTKAQLKALADEGLQIGAHTVNHVDLTTRDDAQARREIGGSRASLAAWSGTPVDSFAYPSGRYDARIERLVRGFGFRNALTTQPGPLAGAGVADLYALPRYRIERDSGSALIRRIVGAPARRGASAQELRSIARERVEGNDPALAERIGAALLDASYPEPLLKVRVLRIGDAAFVGLMLSGVKLHAHVDRDQFMADVGGMIDRAFDARPDIAEVDVWAVTPLRVQPSAPVSGDYAVPTSRTVFSAAVTRAQTQTALTRRQMLGTMYWAPSFLEEDPR, encoded by the coding sequence TTGCTCGCGAGCGCACTCGCGCTGATATCCGTCGGTCGAGTAAACTCGACCGCTCCAAGCGACTTGGCCCACGGATCTCCGCCGGTGGCGGCGATCCTCATGTACCATCACGTTTCCGATCGCGTCTTGCCGGGCCCGTACGCAAAGGCGCTGACCGTCACGCCGGCCCAATTCACGAAGCAATTGAACTTCTTGCGCACGAACGGCTGCGAGACGGTCACCGTCGACACGATCGTCGCCGACGTGCAGGCGCACGCGCTGCGCGGCTGCGAGATCGCGATCACCTTCGACGACGGCTACGTCGACGACGTGGGCGCGGCGCGCGCGCTGACCGGCGACGTGGACACGGCGACGCTGTACATCAGTTCCGGGCTTGTCGGCGCGACCGGGCACGTGACCAAAGCGCAGCTGAAGGCGCTCGCGGACGAGGGGCTGCAGATCGGCGCGCACACGGTCAACCATGTCGATCTGACCACGCGCGACGATGCGCAGGCGAGGCGGGAGATCGGCGGATCGCGCGCCAGCCTTGCGGCCTGGTCAGGCACGCCGGTGGACAGTTTCGCGTATCCCTCCGGCCGCTACGACGCGCGCATCGAGCGGCTTGTCCGAGGCTTTGGGTTTCGCAACGCGCTCACAACGCAACCGGGGCCGCTCGCGGGCGCCGGCGTAGCGGACCTCTACGCGCTGCCGCGCTACCGCATCGAGCGCGACAGCGGCAGTGCGCTGATACGGCGCATCGTCGGAGCGCCGGCGCGACGCGGGGCATCCGCGCAAGAGCTGCGGTCGATCGCGCGCGAGCGGGTTGAGGGGAACGACCCGGCGCTCGCCGAACGCATCGGCGCCGCTCTCCTGGACGCGTCATATCCCGAACCGTTGCTGAAGGTGCGCGTGCTGCGCATCGGCGATGCGGCGTTCGTCGGGCTTATGCTCTCCGGAGTGAAGCTGCATGCGCATGTCGACCGCGACCAGTTCATGGCCGATGTCGGCGGGATGATCGACCGCGCCTTTGACGCGCGGCCGGACATCGCAGAGGTGGACGTGTGGGCCGTCACGCCGCTGCGGGTGCAGCCGTCCGCGCCGGTGTCAGGTGACTACGCGGTGCCGACGTCGCGCACCGTGTTCTCGGCGGCCGTCACACGCGCGCAGACGCAGACGGCCCTCACGCGCCGGCAGATGTTGGGAACCATGTATTGGGCACCGAGTTTCTTAGAGGAAGATCCACGATGA
- the proS gene encoding proline--tRNA ligase → MQEKKQVKSIPPKADDLSEWYTQVCLRAQLVDYTPVRGCIALRPYGYAIWELIQGELDRRFKATGHSNAYFPLLIPESLLVKEAEHVEGFAPEVAWVTQGGGEVLTERLAIRPTSEAIIGTMYSRWIQSHRDLPVLINQWCNVMRWEKATRPFLRTLEFLWQEGHTVHATEAEAAQEVQRMLEIYREVAEDVLALPVIKGRKSESEKFAGAAATYAIEALMPDGKALQAGTSHEFGQNFSKAYDITFTDVDEKVKHAYTTSWGVSWRIIGGLIMAHGDDRGLILPPAVAPHQVVIVPIVKTGDETVMPVARVVRDEIAQHARVLLDDRDQSPGWKFSEWEMRGVPLRVEIGPRDVAQNSVTVVRRDMPGKTVVALPEIAARVPAILEEIRQAMLERARAWRDAHTIEVTERAAFVEALKRQDGFVLAPWCERPECELDIKGETSAVSRVIAGPAQPGSACAYCGQPAHVKAYFARSY, encoded by the coding sequence ATGCAAGAGAAAAAGCAAGTCAAGAGCATTCCGCCCAAGGCGGACGATCTCTCCGAATGGTATACGCAGGTCTGCCTGCGCGCGCAGCTCGTGGATTATACGCCCGTGCGCGGCTGCATCGCGCTGCGGCCGTACGGATATGCCATCTGGGAGCTCATCCAAGGTGAGCTCGACCGCCGTTTCAAAGCGACCGGCCATTCCAACGCATATTTCCCGCTGCTGATCCCCGAAAGTCTGCTCGTCAAAGAAGCCGAGCACGTCGAAGGGTTCGCGCCTGAAGTCGCGTGGGTGACCCAGGGCGGCGGCGAAGTGCTCACGGAGCGCCTCGCGATCCGGCCCACGTCCGAGGCGATCATCGGCACGATGTACTCGCGCTGGATCCAGTCGCATCGCGATCTGCCCGTGCTCATCAACCAGTGGTGCAACGTGATGCGCTGGGAAAAGGCGACGCGCCCGTTCTTGCGCACCCTCGAGTTCTTATGGCAGGAAGGCCACACCGTCCACGCGACCGAGGCGGAAGCCGCGCAAGAAGTGCAGCGCATGCTTGAGATCTATCGCGAGGTCGCGGAGGACGTGCTCGCGCTGCCGGTCATCAAGGGCCGCAAGAGCGAAAGCGAAAAATTCGCCGGCGCGGCGGCCACGTACGCGATCGAAGCGCTGATGCCCGACGGCAAAGCCCTCCAAGCCGGCACGTCGCACGAATTCGGCCAGAATTTCTCAAAGGCGTACGACATCACGTTCACCGACGTCGACGAAAAGGTGAAACACGCGTATACGACCTCGTGGGGCGTGTCGTGGCGCATCATCGGCGGTCTCATCATGGCCCACGGGGATGACCGCGGCCTTATCTTGCCGCCAGCGGTCGCGCCGCACCAAGTCGTCATCGTGCCGATCGTGAAGACCGGCGATGAGACGGTCATGCCGGTCGCGCGGGTGGTCCGCGACGAGATCGCGCAGCACGCGCGCGTCCTGCTCGACGACCGCGATCAAAGCCCCGGGTGGAAATTCAGCGAATGGGAGATGCGCGGCGTGCCGCTGCGCGTCGAGATCGGGCCGCGCGACGTCGCGCAGAACAGCGTGACGGTCGTGCGCCGCGACATGCCGGGCAAGACCGTCGTGGCGCTGCCCGAGATCGCGGCGCGCGTGCCCGCGATCCTGGAAGAGATCCGCCAAGCGATGCTCGAGCGCGCGCGCGCGTGGCGCGACGCGCATACGATCGAGGTCACCGAGCGCGCCGCGTTCGTCGAGGCGCTCAAGCGCCAAGACGGCTTCGTGCTGGCGCCGTGGTGCGAGCGGCCGGAGTGCGAGCTCGACATCAAGGGCGAGACGAGCGCGGTCAGCCGCGTGATCGCGGGGCCGGCGCAACCCGGATCGGCGTGCGCGTACTGCGGCCAGCCGGCGCACGTCAAAGCGTATTTTGCCCGATCGTATTAA
- a CDS encoding pitrilysin family protein: protein MSAEPHYAMTMLRNGVRVITEHMPLVRSASLGLWVGVGSSHEAAPLRGISHCIEHMLFKGTRSRSARDIAEFMDSVGGNLNAFTDKETTCYHARVVDSSVDVTLELLGDMFLNSAFDPMELRKEQQVILEEIRMYDDSPEEVAHDLFIRSVWAGSPLGEPTIGYEETVTAVTQEAIRSYMRERYTPGSVVLTAAGNVDHEAITALAQDLFGEMKGDTVPADPPQPQFTPASVVRRKDCEQVYLLFGVEGTSAKDDRRYPLTLLDTILGGGMASRLFHEIREKRGLAYSVYSSHNPYRNAGLMTISASTSPKNAREVVTLVREELSRMAQHGVTDDELTRAKQHVKGGLLLSLESTSTRMLRLGRSELNVGRHVPAQEIIERIDAATKEQVEALAATLFSPERVALTAVGPVDEHFGEDAPLLQASA, encoded by the coding sequence ATGAGCGCCGAGCCCCACTACGCCATGACCATGCTGCGCAACGGCGTGCGCGTGATCACCGAGCACATGCCGCTGGTGCGCAGCGCGAGCCTCGGCCTCTGGGTCGGGGTCGGCTCATCGCATGAGGCGGCGCCGCTGCGCGGCATCAGCCATTGCATCGAGCACATGCTCTTCAAGGGCACGCGTTCGCGGTCCGCGCGCGACATCGCCGAGTTCATGGACTCGGTCGGCGGTAACCTGAATGCGTTCACGGACAAAGAGACGACCTGCTATCATGCGCGCGTCGTCGATTCATCGGTCGACGTCACGCTCGAGCTGCTCGGCGACATGTTCCTCAACTCGGCGTTCGATCCGATGGAGCTGCGCAAAGAGCAGCAAGTGATCCTCGAAGAGATCCGCATGTACGACGACTCGCCCGAGGAAGTGGCCCACGATCTGTTCATCAGGTCGGTGTGGGCGGGCAGTCCGCTCGGAGAGCCGACCATCGGCTACGAAGAGACGGTGACGGCGGTGACCCAAGAGGCGATCCGGTCGTATATGCGCGAGCGCTACACGCCGGGCTCGGTCGTGCTCACGGCAGCGGGCAACGTCGATCACGAGGCGATCACGGCGCTTGCGCAAGACTTGTTCGGCGAGATGAAGGGCGACACGGTGCCGGCAGATCCGCCGCAGCCGCAATTCACGCCGGCCAGCGTCGTGCGGCGCAAGGATTGCGAGCAGGTCTACCTGCTGTTCGGCGTCGAGGGCACGAGCGCCAAAGACGATCGCCGCTACCCGCTTACCCTGCTCGACACGATCCTCGGCGGCGGCATGGCCTCGCGCCTCTTCCACGAGATCCGCGAGAAACGCGGCCTGGCGTATAGCGTCTACTCGTCGCACAACCCGTATCGCAACGCGGGCCTGATGACGATCTCCGCCTCGACGTCGCCCAAGAACGCGCGCGAAGTGGTCACGCTCGTGCGCGAGGAGCTGTCGCGAATGGCGCAACACGGCGTCACCGACGACGAGCTGACGCGCGCGAAACAGCATGTGAAGGGCGGCTTGCTGCTCTCCCTCGAGAGCACGAGCACGCGCATGCTGCGCCTCGGGCGCTCCGAGCTCAACGTCGGGCGCCACGTGCCCGCGCAGGAGATCATCGAACGCATCGACGCAGCCACCAAAGAGCAGGTCGAGGCGCTGGCCGCGACGCTGTTCTCGCCCGAGCGCGTCGCCCTCACGGCCGTCGGCCCGGTAGACGAGCACTTCGGCGAGGACGCGCCGCTGCTCCAAGCCTCGGCGTAA
- a CDS encoding glycosyltransferase family 39 protein: protein MNQARLTALALAAIVVLGLLLRLYHIRDPILDHPGWRQGDQAAIARNFAQLRNDILYPQVDYDGPPPNYVELELQIVPFAAAQLYHVFGVHPAIGRLLVVLFSLGTIVLVFFLGAELRSARAGLLAALLLAVAPGAVYYGRTVTPDSVMVFFMTGTLLFWWRWCERRAPADFVAALGFGALAWLAKPPALLILAPIVAVLLARRGWRALADWSPYVFVAATALPFVLYFRHVSSIAEWHWFSGITQKHVLPALRAELTSPGAFLAGLRSALDLVHMLSTTILGPVLFTLMLLGALVLAVVPASLDRPRVWLFVSWAAVLALYAFVVVNVERVDYYLLPWLPLAVLLAGLGLDVLLERAGVEAPSAWSCAAIAAVVAIATYAGMLEIHPYYTWSRQVYASATALDKTLAPGSIIVMGHYGPDVLYLINRKGWEEDPLLWTPFDMESAVRKGARYFVAVEPGRVKANPALYSYLQRFEQVPTTTAWPVYDMTRSK from the coding sequence GTGAACCAGGCGCGCCTAACCGCTCTCGCACTCGCCGCGATCGTCGTGCTCGGCCTCTTGCTTCGCCTCTACCACATCCGCGACCCGATCCTCGACCACCCGGGCTGGCGCCAGGGCGATCAGGCGGCGATCGCCCGCAATTTCGCCCAGCTGCGCAACGACATCTTGTACCCGCAGGTCGACTACGACGGCCCGCCGCCCAACTACGTCGAGCTCGAGCTGCAGATCGTGCCCTTTGCGGCGGCCCAGCTCTATCATGTCTTCGGAGTCCACCCGGCGATCGGCCGTCTTCTCGTCGTGCTCTTCAGCCTCGGCACGATCGTGCTTGTCTTCTTCCTCGGTGCCGAGCTTCGTTCGGCGCGCGCGGGGTTGCTGGCTGCGCTGTTGCTCGCCGTCGCGCCCGGAGCGGTCTACTACGGGCGCACGGTCACGCCCGACAGCGTCATGGTGTTCTTCATGACCGGCACGCTGCTGTTCTGGTGGCGCTGGTGCGAGCGCCGCGCGCCGGCTGATTTCGTGGCGGCGCTGGGTTTCGGCGCGTTGGCCTGGCTCGCCAAACCGCCGGCGCTGCTCATCCTCGCCCCGATCGTCGCCGTGCTGCTCGCGCGGCGCGGATGGCGCGCGCTGGCCGATTGGTCGCCCTATGTCTTCGTCGCGGCGACCGCACTGCCGTTCGTCCTGTACTTCCGCCACGTCAGCTCGATCGCCGAGTGGCATTGGTTCAGCGGCATCACGCAAAAGCACGTGTTGCCGGCGCTGCGCGCGGAGCTAACTAGCCCGGGTGCCTTCCTCGCCGGGTTGCGCTCGGCCCTCGATCTCGTGCACATGCTTTCGACCACGATCTTGGGTCCGGTTCTATTCACGCTGATGCTCCTCGGCGCGCTTGTGCTCGCCGTCGTGCCCGCATCGCTCGATCGCCCGCGCGTTTGGCTGTTCGTCTCCTGGGCAGCCGTGCTCGCGCTCTACGCCTTCGTCGTGGTCAACGTCGAGCGCGTCGACTATTACCTCTTGCCGTGGCTTCCGCTGGCCGTTCTCCTGGCCGGGCTTGGGCTCGACGTGCTGCTCGAGCGCGCAGGCGTCGAAGCGCCCTCAGCGTGGAGCTGCGCCGCGATCGCTGCGGTGGTCGCGATCGCGACCTATGCGGGCATGCTGGAGATCCATCCATACTACACGTGGAGCCGTCAGGTCTATGCGTCGGCGACCGCGCTCGACAAGACGCTCGCGCCCGGAAGCATCATCGTCATGGGGCACTACGGCCCGGACGTGCTCTATCTCATCAACCGCAAGGGCTGGGAGGAAGATCCGCTGCTGTGGACGCCGTTCGACATGGAGAGTGCGGTGCGCAAGGGCGCGCGCTACTTCGTCGCGGTCGAGCCGGGCAGGGTCAAGGCCAACCCCGCGCTGTACTCATACCTGCAGCGCTTCGAGCAGGTGCCGACGACCACCGCATGGCCGGTATACGATATGACTAGATCCAAGTGA
- a CDS encoding DUF2837 family protein, translated as MNPGVFVIVTALLYMFATALQMGTNAARLAGVRTKRVATGLTLFNLFGTTGRFLNLFYLPLIGSLADKAGALHDPGQFDHDMRWVMGAATIGIVIGGALVPWAARTLARGIASFERRGSLLHALFQLARPSVLMSVLRDFELPTLSMLRYSPRNLPKGFLVWNIVVMAFWVAGPLAAYYAGVLEPDYRLTAASLSGLITGISTLTLTYIVDPTSALLTDQAAHQMRPESDIKAMILYLVLTALIGTLVAQLLLVPAADIIALAAKWVNNAHIHL; from the coding sequence ATGAACCCTGGCGTCTTCGTCATCGTCACCGCGCTGTTGTACATGTTCGCGACGGCGCTGCAGATGGGCACCAACGCGGCGCGGCTCGCCGGCGTGCGCACCAAGCGCGTGGCCACCGGCCTCACGCTGTTCAACCTGTTCGGCACGACGGGCCGCTTCTTGAATCTGTTCTATCTGCCGCTGATCGGCAGCCTCGCCGACAAAGCCGGCGCGCTGCACGATCCGGGCCAGTTCGACCACGACATGCGCTGGGTGATGGGTGCCGCCACGATCGGCATCGTCATCGGCGGCGCGCTCGTACCGTGGGCGGCACGCACGCTGGCGCGCGGCATCGCGTCATTCGAGCGGCGCGGCTCGCTGCTGCACGCGCTCTTTCAACTCGCGCGCCCGAGCGTCCTGATGTCGGTGCTGCGCGACTTCGAACTGCCCACGCTTTCGATGTTGCGCTACAGTCCACGGAACCTGCCAAAAGGCTTCTTGGTCTGGAATATCGTCGTCATGGCGTTCTGGGTGGCCGGACCGCTGGCCGCCTACTACGCCGGCGTGCTCGAACCGGACTACCGATTGACGGCTGCGTCCTTGTCGGGTCTCATCACAGGCATCTCCACGCTCACGTTGACCTACATCGTCGACCCGACATCGGCCCTGCTCACCGACCAAGCCGCGCATCAGATGCGACCCGAGTCGGACATCAAAGCGATGATCCTGTATCTGGTGCTCACCGCGTTGATCGGCACGCTGGTCGCGCAGCTGCTGCTCGTCCCGGCAGCGGACATCATCGCGCTCGCGGCGAAATGGGTGAACAATGCCCATATCCACCTCTAA